In the Acidovorax sp. A79 genome, one interval contains:
- a CDS encoding branched-chain amino acid ABC transporter permease, producing MQFLQLLISGISQGCIYGLIALGFVLIYKATETVSFAQGELMMLGAFCGLALMTVLGFPFWMAVLASILAMGLFGVVLERAVIRPILGQPAFSIVMLTIGIGYVLRGLVTMIPNIGTDTHTLPVPYKDLSFRLGALVLNAEQLVVIGATAALCVLLFAMFRYSKLGIAMQASSQNQLAAYYMGIPVQRLNGLAWGLAAAVAAVAGLLLAPITFVHANMGLIGLKAFPAAVVGGFGSLPGAIVGGLVIGIVESLSGFYLPDGFKDTAAYIVVLIMLMVKPNGLFGEKLRKKV from the coding sequence GTGCAATTCTTGCAACTGTTGATCAGCGGTATCTCCCAGGGGTGCATCTACGGCCTGATAGCGCTGGGCTTCGTGCTCATCTACAAGGCCACGGAGACCGTGAGCTTCGCCCAGGGCGAGCTGATGATGCTGGGCGCGTTCTGCGGCCTGGCGCTCATGACGGTGCTGGGCTTTCCCTTCTGGATGGCGGTGCTCGCCAGCATCCTGGCCATGGGCCTTTTCGGCGTGGTGCTCGAACGCGCGGTGATCCGCCCCATCCTCGGTCAGCCCGCGTTCTCCATCGTCATGCTCACCATCGGCATCGGCTACGTGCTGCGCGGGCTGGTCACCATGATTCCCAACATCGGCACCGACACGCACACGCTGCCCGTGCCCTACAAGGACCTGTCGTTCCGCCTGGGCGCGCTGGTGCTCAACGCCGAGCAGCTGGTGGTGATCGGCGCCACGGCCGCACTGTGCGTGCTGCTGTTCGCGATGTTCCGCTACAGCAAGCTGGGCATCGCGATGCAGGCCTCGTCGCAGAACCAGCTGGCCGCGTACTACATGGGCATCCCCGTGCAGCGTCTGAACGGCCTGGCCTGGGGCCTGGCCGCCGCCGTGGCCGCCGTGGCGGGGCTGCTGCTGGCGCCCATCACCTTCGTGCACGCCAACATGGGGCTGATCGGGCTGAAGGCGTTTCCCGCCGCCGTAGTGGGCGGCTTTGGCAGCCTGCCGGGCGCCATCGTGGGAGGGTTGGTCATCGGGATCGTCGAATCGCTCTCGGGTTTCTATCTGCCCGACGGCTTCAAGGACACGGCGGCGTACATCGTGGTGCTGATCATGTTGATGGTCAAACCGAATGGACTGTTCGGCGAAAAGCTGCGCAAGAAGGTGTGA
- a CDS encoding crotonase/enoyl-CoA hydratase family protein, which translates to MSVQIETEDRVTLVTLHRPDVRNAVDAATARALHAAFLAFEQDGAADVAVFHGAGGHFCAGWDLQSGARLQAQGVAPEALAGSLDFTADTPLPLGPMGPSRLHLTKPVIAAVSGAAVAGGMELALWCDLRVMEEDAYFGVFCRRFGVPLIDGGTVRLPRLVGLSHALDLILTGRKVGSAEALRMGLCNRVVPPGQALQASLALAREIAAFPQATLRADRASALAAEGLPLQEALLREWAGGRACLADALRGAARFADGQGRHGEF; encoded by the coding sequence ATGTCCGTACAGATAGAGACCGAGGACCGTGTCACGCTGGTGACACTGCACCGCCCCGACGTGCGCAATGCCGTGGACGCGGCGACCGCGCGAGCGCTCCACGCCGCGTTCCTGGCGTTCGAGCAGGACGGCGCGGCCGACGTGGCGGTGTTCCATGGCGCTGGCGGGCATTTCTGCGCGGGCTGGGACCTGCAGTCGGGGGCGCGGCTGCAGGCGCAGGGCGTGGCGCCCGAGGCGCTGGCCGGATCGCTCGATTTCACGGCCGACACCCCGCTGCCGCTGGGGCCGATGGGCCCCAGCCGGTTGCACCTCACCAAGCCGGTGATCGCCGCAGTCAGCGGCGCGGCCGTGGCCGGTGGCATGGAACTGGCGCTGTGGTGCGACCTGCGCGTGATGGAAGAGGACGCGTACTTCGGTGTCTTTTGCCGCCGCTTCGGCGTGCCGCTGATCGACGGCGGAACCGTGCGCCTGCCCCGCCTGGTGGGCCTGTCGCACGCGCTGGACCTCATCCTCACCGGCCGCAAGGTCGGGTCGGCGGAGGCCTTGCGCATGGGGCTGTGCAACCGCGTGGTGCCCCCGGGGCAGGCGCTGCAGGCGTCGCTCGCGCTGGCGCGGGAGATCGCTGCATTCCCGCAGGCCACGCTGCGCGCCGACCGGGCCAGCGCGCTCGCGGCCGAAGGGCTGCCGCTGCAGGAGGCCCTGCTGCGCGAGTGGGCGGGGGGCCGGGCGTGCCTGGCCGACGCCCTGCGGGGAGCGGCGCGGTTCGCCGACGGGCAGGGACGCCATGGTGAGTTTTGA
- a CDS encoding thioesterase family protein has translation MSKSTTPPPQAFEPDFIAGLKAIFEEKIVFNQVLGLKITSLKPDGVVGRIDMKPDLVGHYAYNRIHGGVISAGLDAMGGLAVMAAIGAKHMDEAPEQRLHRFAKLGTIDLRIDYLRPGIGSHFELRANVLRLGSRVASTRMEFLGPDGEIMSAGAAAYIVS, from the coding sequence ATGAGCAAATCCACCACACCGCCCCCGCAAGCCTTCGAGCCCGACTTCATTGCCGGGCTCAAGGCCATCTTTGAAGAGAAGATCGTGTTCAACCAGGTGCTGGGCCTCAAGATCACCTCCCTCAAGCCCGATGGCGTGGTGGGCCGCATCGACATGAAGCCGGACCTGGTGGGCCACTATGCGTACAACCGCATCCACGGCGGCGTGATCAGCGCGGGGCTGGACGCCATGGGCGGGCTGGCCGTGATGGCGGCCATCGGCGCCAAGCACATGGACGAGGCGCCCGAGCAGCGCCTGCACCGCTTTGCCAAGCTGGGCACCATCGACCTGCGCATCGACTACCTGCGCCCCGGCATCGGCAGCCACTTCGAGCTGCGCGCCAACGTGCTGCGGCTGGGCTCGCGCGTGGCCAGCACGCGCATGGAATTCCTCGGCCCGGACGGGGAGATCATGTCGGCGGGGGCCGCGGCGTACATCGTGTCGTAG
- a CDS encoding polymer-forming cytoskeletal protein: protein MAVQNPFFGKREPESFQPRHGTTTSSSSSAASSLSGTAASSAATAQSVAGTAANRSSSDSSGSKLTVGPNIKLKGVEITDCDTLVVEGTVEATMDSRVIQISENGAFRGSAEIDIAEIHGEFNGTLTVRQKLVIYSTGKVNGKIRYGKLVVEEGGQLAGEIEAGFASGASSSGAQRTASAPLRAEPTAMAA, encoded by the coding sequence ATGGCCGTGCAAAACCCCTTCTTTGGCAAGCGTGAACCTGAGTCGTTCCAACCCCGCCATGGCACCACCACTTCATCATCCTCATCTGCCGCCTCCAGCCTGAGCGGCACGGCGGCCAGCAGCGCGGCCACGGCGCAGTCCGTGGCCGGCACCGCCGCCAACCGGTCTTCCAGCGACTCCTCGGGCAGCAAGCTCACGGTGGGCCCCAACATCAAGCTCAAGGGCGTGGAGATCACCGATTGCGACACGCTCGTGGTCGAAGGCACGGTCGAGGCCACCATGGATTCGCGCGTCATCCAGATCTCTGAAAACGGCGCCTTCCGCGGCTCGGCCGAGATCGACATCGCCGAAATCCATGGCGAGTTCAATGGCACGCTCACCGTGCGCCAGAAGCTCGTGATCTACAGCACCGGCAAGGTCAACGGCAAGATCCGCTACGGCAAGCTGGTGGTGGAAGAGGGCGGGCAGCTCGCGGGCGAGATCGAGGCGGGCTTTGCCAGCGGCGCGTCGTCGTCCGGCGCGCAGCGCACGGCGTCTGCACCGCTGCGGGCCGAGCCCACGGCGATGGCGGCCTGA
- a CDS encoding amidohydrolase family protein, which produces MTRVLFATCLALAALNAWPQAEPSEPVRRATRQPVQRDAAPGPAQAPAPASALTPFVDAHVHLNSLPMQLELMARWGASHAVVFWGGRSSNESVAEAGRQHPGVLIPFASISPERTAYRPHWEHNGVELLTQLDDMLATGLYKGIGEISVAHFPSAGFAETDFGVAGPMMAGILELARKHKVPVMVHVESTRMAELSQLLQRFPGVPVIWAHGGYTPLFLARRMLERHPNLYYELSARTWPHHPRSPDYTILRDGTRVWPEWLALIEEQPGRFLVGTDASHRSAASDDMKYASVQGFLAQLSPGARQEVARGTLMRLVGLGQP; this is translated from the coding sequence ATGACACGAGTTCTATTTGCCACGTGCCTTGCCCTGGCTGCGCTCAACGCCTGGCCGCAGGCCGAGCCGTCCGAGCCCGTGCGGCGCGCCACGCGGCAGCCGGTGCAGCGCGATGCCGCGCCCGGCCCCGCGCAGGCACCCGCACCGGCCAGCGCCCTCACGCCCTTCGTGGATGCCCATGTGCACCTCAACAGCCTGCCGATGCAGCTGGAGCTCATGGCGCGCTGGGGGGCCAGCCACGCGGTGGTGTTCTGGGGCGGGCGCAGCAGCAATGAGTCCGTGGCCGAGGCCGGGCGCCAGCACCCCGGCGTGCTGATTCCGTTCGCCTCGATATCGCCCGAACGCACGGCGTACCGGCCGCACTGGGAGCACAACGGCGTCGAACTGCTCACACAGCTCGACGACATGCTGGCGACCGGCCTCTACAAGGGCATCGGCGAAATTTCGGTGGCGCACTTTCCCTCGGCCGGCTTCGCGGAGACGGACTTCGGCGTGGCCGGCCCGATGATGGCGGGCATCCTGGAGCTGGCCCGCAAGCACAAGGTGCCGGTGATGGTGCATGTCGAAAGCACGCGCATGGCGGAGCTTTCACAGCTCTTGCAGCGGTTCCCGGGTGTGCCCGTGATCTGGGCGCACGGGGGCTATACGCCGCTGTTCCTGGCGCGGCGCATGCTGGAGCGGCATCCCAACCTCTACTACGAACTGAGTGCGCGCACCTGGCCCCACCATCCCCGCTCGCCGGACTACACCATCCTGCGCGATGGCACGCGCGTCTGGCCCGAGTGGCTGGCGCTCATCGAGGAACAGCCCGGGCGCTTTCTGGTGGGAACGGATGCGAGCCACCGCTCGGCCGCGAGCGACGACATGAAGTACGCGAGCGTGCAGGGCTTCCTGGCCCAGCTGTCGCCTGGCGCGCGCCAGGAGGTGGCGCGGGGCACGCTGATGCGGCTGGTGGGGCTCGGGCAGCCCTAG
- a CDS encoding acyl-CoA thioesterase has translation MSAVFSPPPAALPSDKELVLKVIPMPADTNGNGDIFGGWVMAQVDLAGSVLPARYMQGRMATVAVNEFIFKQPVRVGDILSFFSSITRVGNTSVTVEVEVYAERFAEQGRYVKVTEARLTYVAIDEQGRPRPVPKLAPNPS, from the coding sequence ATGTCTGCCGTTTTCAGCCCGCCCCCCGCCGCATTGCCCTCCGACAAGGAACTGGTGCTCAAGGTGATCCCCATGCCCGCCGACACCAATGGCAACGGCGACATCTTCGGGGGCTGGGTGATGGCACAGGTCGACCTCGCCGGCTCGGTGCTGCCCGCGCGCTACATGCAGGGCCGCATGGCCACCGTGGCCGTGAACGAGTTCATCTTCAAGCAGCCCGTGCGCGTGGGCGACATCCTGTCGTTCTTCTCGTCCATCACGCGCGTGGGCAACACCTCGGTCACCGTGGAGGTGGAGGTGTATGCCGAGCGTTTTGCCGAGCAGGGCCGGTACGTGAAGGTGACGGAGGCGCGGCTCACCTACGTGGCCATCGACGAGCAGGGACGCCCGCGCCCCGTGCCCAAGCTGGCGCCGAATCCGTCGTAG
- a CDS encoding ABC transporter ATP-binding protein/permease, protein MRHHGETAPSATATIAPPAQSDWSTLNRLLPYLWQYKWRVIAAIVFMVGAKVANVGVPLLLKTLVDAMSFKPGDPAALLVVPVGLLVAYGALRLSTSLFTELRELVFAKATQGAARSIALQTFEHLHALSLRFHLERQTGGMTRDIERGVRGIESLISFTLFNVVATLVEVVLVLSVLAVKFDAWFAWITLAALAFYIVFTVLVTEWRTQFRREANEFDSAAHTKAVDSLLNYETVKYFNNEGFEARRYDESLERLRRARLKSQTTLSLLNTGQQLIIAAGLVAMLWRATQGVVDGRMTLGDLVMVNAFMIQLYIPLNFLGVIYREIKQSLTDLDKMFTLMDKEREVADRPGALPLAGLDQPAVRFEDVHFAYEVRKGGDLGSGRPILQGISFEIPAGKTVAVVGPSGSGKSTLARLLFRFYDIQQGRITIAGQEIRAVTQASVRQAIGIVPQDTVLFNDTVAYNIAYGRPGASQAEVEAAARSARIHDFIASTPKGYGTMVGERGLKLSGGEKQRVAIARTLLKNPPILIFDEATSALDSANERAIQAELQNVSQNKTTLVIAHRLSTVVEAHEILVMDAGRIIERGTHAQLLALGGRYAGMWSLQQESPPESPAALSP, encoded by the coding sequence ATGCGCCACCACGGCGAAACCGCCCCTTCCGCCACCGCCACCATTGCACCGCCTGCGCAGTCCGACTGGAGCACCCTGAACCGCCTGCTGCCCTACCTGTGGCAGTACAAGTGGCGCGTGATCGCCGCCATCGTGTTCATGGTGGGTGCCAAGGTGGCCAACGTGGGCGTGCCCCTTCTGCTCAAGACGCTGGTCGATGCGATGAGCTTCAAGCCCGGAGACCCGGCGGCGCTGCTGGTGGTGCCCGTGGGGCTGCTGGTGGCCTACGGCGCGCTGCGGCTGTCCACGTCGCTGTTCACCGAGCTGCGCGAACTGGTGTTCGCCAAGGCCACGCAGGGGGCGGCGCGCTCCATCGCGCTGCAGACCTTCGAGCACCTGCATGCCCTGAGCCTGCGCTTTCACCTGGAGCGGCAGACCGGCGGCATGACGCGCGACATCGAACGCGGCGTGCGCGGCATCGAGTCGCTGATCTCCTTCACGCTGTTCAACGTGGTGGCCACGCTGGTCGAGGTGGTGCTGGTGCTGTCCGTGCTGGCCGTGAAGTTCGACGCCTGGTTTGCCTGGATCACGCTGGCGGCGCTGGCGTTCTACATCGTCTTCACGGTGCTGGTGACCGAGTGGCGCACCCAGTTCCGGCGCGAGGCCAACGAGTTCGATTCGGCCGCGCACACCAAGGCCGTGGATTCGCTGCTCAACTACGAGACGGTCAAGTACTTCAACAACGAAGGCTTCGAGGCCCGCCGCTACGACGAAAGCCTGGAGCGCCTGCGCCGCGCGCGGCTCAAGAGCCAGACGACGCTGTCCCTGCTCAACACGGGGCAGCAGCTCATCATCGCCGCCGGGCTGGTGGCCATGCTCTGGCGCGCCACGCAGGGCGTGGTCGATGGCCGCATGACGCTGGGCGACCTCGTCATGGTCAATGCCTTCATGATCCAGCTGTACATCCCGCTCAACTTCCTGGGCGTGATCTACCGCGAGATCAAGCAGAGCCTGACCGACCTGGACAAGATGTTCACGCTGATGGACAAGGAGCGCGAGGTGGCCGACCGCCCCGGCGCATTGCCCCTGGCCGGGCTGGACCAGCCCGCCGTGCGCTTCGAGGACGTGCATTTCGCCTACGAGGTGCGCAAGGGCGGCGACCTTGGCAGTGGCCGCCCCATCCTGCAGGGCATCAGCTTCGAGATCCCCGCGGGCAAGACGGTGGCGGTGGTCGGGCCCTCGGGCTCGGGCAAGTCCACGCTGGCGCGGCTGCTGTTCCGCTTCTACGACATCCAGCAGGGCCGCATCACCATCGCCGGGCAGGAAATCCGCGCCGTGACGCAGGCCAGCGTGCGCCAGGCGATCGGCATCGTGCCGCAGGACACGGTGCTGTTCAACGACACGGTGGCCTACAACATCGCCTACGGCCGCCCCGGCGCCAGCCAGGCCGAGGTGGAAGCGGCCGCGCGCTCCGCCCGCATCCACGACTTCATCGCCAGCACCCCCAAGGGCTACGGCACCATGGTGGGCGAGCGCGGGCTCAAGCTCTCGGGCGGCGAGAAGCAGCGCGTGGCCATTGCGCGCACCCTGCTCAAGAACCCGCCCATCCTGATCTTTGACGAAGCCACCTCGGCGCTGGACTCGGCCAACGAGCGCGCGATCCAGGCCGAGCTGCAGAACGTCTCGCAGAACAAGACCACCCTGGTGATCGCCCACCGCCTCTCCACGGTGGTGGAAGCGCACGAGATCCTGGTCATGGACGCGGGACGCATCATCGAGCGCGGCACGCATGCCCAGCTGCTGGCCCTGGGTGGCCGCTACGCGGGCATGTGGTCCTTGCAACAGGAAAGCCCCCCCGAGTCGCCTGCGGCGCTTTCCCCCTGA
- a CDS encoding 2-hydroxyacid dehydrogenase, giving the protein MKPVLLALMFLSEEHIAQMAQTFEVVYAPDAPQAAAAIAQHGGRVRVVLTIGAVGLSPAQIDALPALTLICVLGAGYENVAVAHAKARGIVVATGAGTNDDCVADHTWGLLIAAQRRILALDKATRAGIWRTALPLPPNVSHKRLGIIGLGTIGKKIAQRALGFEIEVGYHNRSVRTDVPYRYFADVAALAGWADFLVVATPGGAGTRHLVNAAVLDALGARGVVVNIARGSVIDTAALAAALREGRIAAAGLDVYESEPAPPAELLDLDNVVLTPHVAGWSPEAVQASVDRFMENARRHLAGEAPATVV; this is encoded by the coding sequence ATGAAGCCTGTCCTGCTTGCCCTCATGTTCCTGTCCGAAGAGCACATCGCCCAGATGGCTCAGACCTTCGAGGTGGTCTACGCCCCCGACGCGCCCCAGGCCGCGGCTGCCATTGCGCAGCATGGCGGGCGCGTGCGCGTGGTGCTCACCATCGGTGCCGTGGGCCTGAGCCCCGCGCAGATCGACGCATTGCCCGCGCTCACCCTCATCTGCGTGCTGGGCGCAGGCTATGAGAACGTGGCCGTTGCGCACGCCAAGGCGCGCGGCATCGTGGTGGCCACGGGCGCGGGCACCAACGACGACTGCGTGGCCGACCACACCTGGGGCCTGCTGATCGCGGCGCAGCGCCGCATCCTGGCGCTGGACAAGGCCACGCGTGCGGGCATCTGGCGCACGGCGCTGCCGCTGCCGCCCAACGTGTCGCACAAGCGCCTGGGCATCATCGGGCTGGGCACCATCGGCAAGAAGATCGCGCAGCGCGCGCTGGGCTTCGAGATCGAGGTGGGCTACCACAACCGCAGCGTGCGCACCGATGTGCCCTACCGCTACTTCGCAGACGTGGCGGCGCTGGCCGGATGGGCGGACTTCCTCGTGGTCGCCACGCCGGGTGGTGCAGGTACCAGGCACCTCGTCAATGCCGCTGTGCTGGATGCCCTGGGCGCACGCGGCGTGGTGGTCAACATCGCGCGCGGCAGCGTGATCGACACGGCCGCCCTGGCCGCCGCGCTGCGCGAAGGCCGCATCGCGGCGGCGGGCCTCGATGTGTACGAAAGCGAGCCCGCGCCCCCGGCCGAGCTGCTGGACCTGGACAACGTGGTGCTCACGCCCCACGTGGCGGGCTGGTCGCCCGAGGCGGTGCAGGCCTCGGTGGACCGGTTCATGGAAAACGCCCGGCGCCACCTGGCGGGCGAGGCGCCCGCCACGGTGGTGTGA
- a CDS encoding nucleotide pyrophosphohydrolase: protein MSVDLNALQARLRVFAAERQWQPFHTPKNLAMALMVEAAELAEIFQWMTPEQSRSVRDDPAFKEPIADEVADVLLYLLQLADHAGVDLAEAVEHKLRKNAVKHPAPENLK, encoded by the coding sequence ATGTCCGTCGATTTGAATGCGCTGCAGGCCCGGCTGCGTGTGTTTGCGGCCGAACGGCAGTGGCAGCCGTTCCACACCCCCAAGAACCTGGCCATGGCGCTGATGGTGGAGGCGGCCGAGCTGGCCGAGATCTTCCAGTGGATGACGCCCGAGCAGTCGCGGTCGGTGCGCGACGACCCGGCGTTCAAGGAGCCCATCGCCGATGAAGTGGCCGATGTGCTGCTGTACCTGCTGCAGCTGGCCGACCATGCGGGCGTGGACCTGGCCGAAGCGGTGGAGCACAAGCTGCGCAAGAACGCCGTCAAGCACCCCGCACCAGAAAACCTGAAGTGA
- a CDS encoding DctP family TRAP transporter solute-binding subunit, whose translation MKLRTFLTSAVATAAALAFTAPAAIAQTAYKSEYRMSLVLGTAFPWGKGGELWANKVRERTSGRINIKLYPGVSLIQGDQTREFSALRQGVIDMAVGSTINWSPQVKQLNLFSLPFLFPDYAAVDAVTQGDVGKQIFQTLDKAGVMPLAWGENGYREISNSKKAIKTPEDLKGLKIRVVGSPLFLDTFTALGANPTQMSWADAQPAFASGAVDGQENPIAVYMAAKLHTVAQKHVTMWGYVNDPLIFVVNKDIWASWTPADREIVKQAAIDAGKEEIAIARKGMVEADKPLLKDIAANGVTVTQLSTAERDAFVKATRPVYEKWKGQIGADLVGSAEKAIAARKK comes from the coding sequence ATGAAACTGCGCACTTTCCTCACTTCCGCCGTCGCCACTGCGGCCGCCCTCGCCTTCACCGCCCCCGCCGCCATTGCCCAGACGGCCTACAAGAGCGAGTACCGCATGTCGCTGGTGCTGGGCACCGCCTTCCCCTGGGGCAAGGGCGGCGAACTCTGGGCCAACAAGGTCCGCGAGCGCACCAGCGGCCGCATCAACATCAAGCTGTACCCCGGCGTCTCGCTGATCCAGGGCGACCAGACGCGCGAGTTCAGCGCGCTGCGCCAGGGCGTGATCGACATGGCTGTGGGCTCCACCATCAACTGGTCGCCCCAGGTCAAGCAGCTCAACCTGTTCTCGCTGCCCTTCCTGTTCCCCGACTACGCGGCGGTGGACGCGGTGACGCAGGGCGACGTGGGCAAGCAGATCTTCCAGACCCTGGACAAGGCGGGCGTGATGCCCCTGGCCTGGGGCGAGAACGGCTACCGCGAGATCTCCAATTCCAAGAAGGCGATCAAGACCCCCGAGGACCTGAAGGGCCTGAAGATCCGCGTGGTGGGCTCGCCCCTGTTCCTGGACACCTTCACCGCGCTGGGCGCCAACCCCACCCAGATGAGCTGGGCCGATGCACAGCCCGCGTTTGCCAGCGGCGCCGTGGACGGCCAGGAGAACCCGATTGCCGTGTACATGGCCGCCAAGCTGCACACCGTGGCGCAAAAGCACGTGACGATGTGGGGCTACGTGAACGACCCGCTGATCTTCGTGGTCAACAAGGACATCTGGGCGTCCTGGACACCCGCCGACCGCGAGATCGTCAAGCAGGCCGCCATCGATGCCGGCAAGGAGGAGATCGCCATTGCCCGCAAGGGCATGGTCGAGGCCGACAAGCCCCTGCTCAAGGACATCGCCGCCAATGGCGTGACCGTCACGCAGCTCTCCACCGCCGAGCGCGATGCCTTCGTGAAGGCCACGCGCCCCGTGTACGAAAAGTGGAAGGGCCAGATCGGCGCCGACCTGGTGGGCTCGGCCGAGAAGGCGATCGCCGCGCGCAAGAAGTGA
- a CDS encoding TRAP transporter large permease, with product MIATLLFVAFLGLMFVGVPIGAALGLAGAAAIALANADSQWFGLLAVPQNFYAGLGKYPLLAIPMFVLVGSIFDRSGVALRLVNFAVAIVGRGPGMLPLVAIAVAMFLGGISGSGPANAAAVGGVMIAAMSRAGYPPSFSASVVGAAAATDILIPPSVAFIIYSVLVPGASVPALFAAGMIPGILAGIALIVPAVWMARKHKMGALEATMPRPPFWKSLREATWGLAAPVLILGGMRAGWFTPTEAAVVAVFYGLFVGMVIHRTIKVRDLFPILRESGELSAVILIVVSLAGIFAYSLSTLGVIDPVANAIVNSGLGEYGVLALLIVLLITVGMFLDGISIFLIFVPLLLPIMQFYKWDPVWFGVILTLKVALGQFTPPLAVNLMVSCRIAGVRMESTVRWVGWMLFAMFLVMVLVIAFPQLALWLPAKLGY from the coding sequence ATGATCGCCACGCTCCTGTTCGTGGCCTTCCTGGGCCTGATGTTCGTGGGCGTGCCGATCGGCGCCGCGCTGGGCCTGGCGGGCGCCGCCGCCATCGCGCTGGCCAATGCCGACAGCCAGTGGTTCGGCCTGCTGGCCGTGCCGCAGAACTTCTACGCCGGGCTGGGCAAGTACCCGCTGCTGGCCATCCCCATGTTCGTGCTGGTCGGCTCCATCTTCGACCGCTCGGGCGTGGCGCTGCGCCTGGTCAACTTCGCCGTGGCCATCGTCGGACGCGGCCCGGGCATGCTGCCGCTGGTGGCGATCGCCGTGGCCATGTTCCTCGGGGGCATCTCGGGTTCGGGCCCGGCCAACGCCGCCGCCGTGGGCGGCGTGATGATCGCGGCCATGTCGCGCGCGGGCTACCCGCCCTCGTTCTCGGCCAGCGTGGTGGGCGCGGCAGCGGCCACGGACATCCTGATCCCGCCCTCGGTCGCGTTCATCATCTACTCGGTGCTGGTGCCCGGCGCCTCGGTGCCGGCGCTGTTCGCCGCCGGCATGATCCCCGGCATCCTGGCAGGCATCGCGCTGATCGTGCCGGCCGTGTGGATGGCCCGCAAGCACAAGATGGGCGCGCTGGAAGCCACGATGCCCCGCCCCCCGTTCTGGAAGAGCCTGCGCGAGGCCACCTGGGGCCTGGCCGCGCCGGTGCTGATCCTGGGCGGCATGCGCGCCGGCTGGTTCACCCCCACCGAGGCCGCCGTGGTGGCCGTGTTCTACGGCCTGTTCGTGGGCATGGTGATCCACCGCACGATCAAGGTGCGCGACCTGTTCCCCATCCTGCGCGAATCGGGCGAGCTGTCGGCCGTGATCCTCATCGTGGTGTCGCTCGCGGGCATCTTTGCGTATTCGCTGTCCACGCTGGGCGTGATCGACCCGGTGGCCAACGCCATCGTGAACTCCGGCCTGGGCGAGTACGGCGTGCTGGCGCTGCTCATCGTGCTGCTCATCACCGTGGGCATGTTCCTCGACGGCATCTCGATCTTCCTGATCTTCGTGCCGCTGCTGCTGCCCATCATGCAGTTCTACAAATGGGACCCTGTCTGGTTCGGCGTGATCCTGACCCTGAAGGTGGCCCTGGGCCAGTTCACACCGCCGCTGGCCGTGAACCTCATGGTCTCGTGCCGCATCGCCGGCGTGCGCATGGAATCCACCGTGCGCTGGGTGGGCTGGATGCTGTTCGCCATGTTCCTCGTGATGGTGCTCGTGATCGCCTTCCCGCAACTGGCCCTGTGGCTGCCCGCCAAACTCGGTTATTGA
- a CDS encoding TRAP transporter small permease produces the protein MSSSPPPGPAADASPGAASPDAEPRSLRLEDWLTVLVMAALALITFANVLVRYFTNSSFAWTEEISVFLMIVLALVAGSAAVARDQHIRIEYFAEGGSALRSRRLAQLGAITVALLFGLIAVLSVRVVWDDYRFGETSPGIGVPQWWYSIWLPVLSTLIAARAVGLLVRRTRAAPGATDESAEDARP, from the coding sequence ATGTCCTCCTCTCCCCCCCCCGGGCCCGCGGCCGATGCATCGCCCGGCGCTGCCAGCCCCGACGCCGAGCCCCGCTCGCTGCGCCTTGAAGACTGGCTCACCGTCCTCGTGATGGCGGCGCTCGCGCTCATCACGTTCGCCAATGTGCTGGTGCGCTATTTCACCAACTCCTCCTTCGCCTGGACGGAGGAAATCTCCGTGTTCCTGATGATCGTGCTGGCCCTGGTGGCGGGCTCCGCCGCCGTGGCGCGCGACCAGCACATCCGCATCGAGTATTTCGCCGAAGGTGGCTCGGCCCTGCGCAGCAGGCGCCTGGCGCAGCTGGGAGCCATCACCGTGGCCCTGCTGTTCGGGCTGATCGCGGTGCTGAGCGTGCGCGTGGTGTGGGACGACTACCGCTTCGGCGAGACCTCGCCCGGAATCGGCGTGCCGCAGTGGTGGTATTCAATCTGGCTGCCCGTGCTGTCCACGCTGATCGCGGCGCGGGCCGTCGGCCTGCTGGTGCGGCGCACGCGCGCGGCGCCCGGGGCCACCGATGAATCTGCCGAGGACGCCCGGCCATGA